The DNA region TTGCTGCTTGAGCAGACGGTACGCCATGCTCAAGAGCGGTGTGACGCCGATACCCGCGGCAATCAGCACATGTTCTTCGGCGCCCGGCGCGAGTTGGAACAGATTGCGCGGTGCGCCGATGGTCAATTCGCTGCCGACCGTGACGTCGTCATGCAGCGAACGCGAACCGCCGCGCGAAGCGTCTTCGCGCTTCACGGCAAACAGATGGGCTTCGCGACGATCCGGATCGCCGCACAGCGAGTATTGGCGCGTGACGCCCGAGGGGCCGGTAACGTCGATATGCGCACCGGGTTCGTAGTGGTCGAACGGCTGGCCGTCCAGACGCGATACGCTGAACGAGCGCACGCCGCGCGCTTCGTCACGGACGCTGTCGACGCGCACGTTGAAGGTGGTTCTTTCCATGATATAGCCGGCAAATTGAGCGGGCGGCGCATGCGCTTATGCGCATGCGGTGGTGCGTCAAGGATAGGAAACCGCGCTAAATCAGGCAAATCGATTAAAAATGGTCGGTCAGATAAGCCGGACTGATAATTAAAAGCCCACGCCACGGTCGTGCGCTGAATCGCAACTCAAATCCCCGCCAGATGCCGGACCAGCGCCTTTTCCGGCCGCGCCATCGCGTTCAGATCGCGCATGCAGATCAGCAACTGGCGCGCGGCCCAGCTATCGGTCAGCTCGATCGTGCGGATGCCTGGCCTGCCACGGTAACGCTTCGCTGCCGTGGCCGGCACGATACCCACGCCGGCGCCCTGGTCGACCATGCAGCAGATGGCGTCGAAGGTCCGCACGTGGGTGCGGAAGCTGAGCGGCTGGCCCGCCAGCAGCGCGCGCTCGCCCAAGTAGGCCTGCAACGCGCTGTCCGCGCTCAGCCCGATGAACGCCCGATCCGCCACCTCGGCCAGCGTCGTACGGCGGCATGTGGCGAGCGCATCGTCACGGCTCGTGATGAGCACCAGTTTGTCGATGGCGAAGGGGAAGGTCTGCAACGCGCCGTGTTCGACCGCATCGGAAATGATGCCGATTTCAGCCGCGCCGCTCAGCACCGCCTTGACCGTTTCGCTGCTTTGACGCTCCTTCAGGTCGATCTGCACGTTGGGGTGATCGCGCAGAAAGAGGCCGATCGCGGAGGGCAGGAACTCGGTGATGGCCGCCGTGTTGGTCCACAACCGTATGCAGGCCTTGCGGCCCTCCTGATGCTCGCCCAGTTCGCCCTGCATTCTTTCGATCTGACCGAGCACGAGCCGCGCGTGATGCGCGAGCGTGTCGCCGGTCGGCGTGGATTCGACGCCGCGCCGGCCGCGTTCGAGCAGCGGCATGCCGAGTGCGTCTTCCATGCCGCGCAGCCGCGCGCTCGCCGAGGGCAGCGACATGTTCGCGCGCGCCGCGCCGTGCGTGATGCTGCCGGTGTCGAGGATATGCAGAAAGAGGCGTAGGTCGATCAGGTCGAAGCGCATGGCGAGCAGGTTGAGGTGCGGTTTCATGGGGGGCGCATGCCTTAGCCCCAGCCTAAGTCACGGTAAGTATCTTACGCATTGTGGCCGGCCTTGCGGCGATTGAGAATTGCCGCATCACTTCAATAACGACATGCCGATGATCTCTTCGTTTGCGATGCGTGCGGGTGTGGTGGCCGTGACTTTCGTTGTCGCCGGCTTCGTCAAGGGCGTGACCGGCATGGGACTGCCGACGGTCGCAATGGGTGTGCTCGGCACGCTGATGCTGCCGGCGCAAGCCGCCGCGATGCTGCTGTTGCCGTCCTTCATCACGAACCTCTGGCAACTGGTGGCGGGGCCGAGTGTGCGGCTGCTGGTCAGACGCTTGTGGCCGATGATGCTGGGCATCGTCGCCGGCACGGTCGCGGCCGCGTCGTTCATTGCGGGCGGCGGCGAGTGGGCCGTGGCCGGGCTCGGTGCCGCGCTCACGCTCTACGCCGCGGCCGGTTTGCTGGCGTGGCGCTTTTCGGTGCCGGCGCGGCACGAGCGCTGGTTGTCGCCGCTGATCGGCGCGGTGACGGGCGTCGTCACTGGCGGCACCGGCGTGTTTGTCGTGCCGGCCGTACCTTATCTGCAAGGGTTGGCGTTGAAGAAAGAGGATCTGGTGCAGGCGCTCGGGCTTTCGTTCACGGTGTCCACCCTCGCGCTCGCGATCGGGCTCACCAGAGAGCACGCGTTCGCGCCCGGCGATCTGGGCGAGTCGCTCTTCGCCGTAGCCCCGGCGCTGCTCGGCATGTGGATCGGACAGCGCGTGCGCGGACGCATCAGCGCGCAGACCTTCAGGCGCTGGTTCTTCATCTGTCTGCTCGGACTGGGCATTCAATTGATGGCGCGCGCATTCGTTTAATCAAGCGAAGGTAAAAGCGAACGTGGAAGGAGCGATATTGTGTGGTCCGCTATTCTCGATACGCTCGGTGCGCTGGCGGTGCTCGTCAGCGTGGCCGTGCAGATCATGTTGATGCTTAAGTGCTGAATCAATGCGCGGCAAGCCGTGCCGTCTATATGGCCGACATGGAGCCGTTTTCGCGGCAACGGCTTCGCTGCCGTTGCAGAACGGTCTGGTCGGCAGATACTTTCCGTCGAGCGTGATCACGGCGCGCTGAGCGCCTTGCGGATCGTCGACTTTCCTGATGTCGAGCTTGAGGTTGATCGCACTGATGATGCCGTGGCCGAATTGCTCATGCGCGAGCGCCTTCAGGGTCGAACCGTCAATCTGCACCATTTCGTAGAACCGGTAGATGGTCGAATCGGTTGGCACGCCGCCCGGAATGCTGCCGCGCAACGGGATGGTTTGCAGCAGACGCACCGCGTCTTCGCCGAGTTCGCGCTTGCCGGCCACGAGCTTCGCGGCGTCCGCCGGCAGCGGCTGCCGGCCGATTTTATGTGCGTGCTTACTCGTGTTCCGCGCGCACGAGGCAGCGAATCACCGCGCCTCGCTCATCACGCTTTTCCAGCCATCTGCGTGCAGGCGCTCCGATTGTTCGGCTCAACCGACGTATCTATTCGCCGCCAGCCGCTTTATCCGCTCGCTCAACCTGCCTACATTGTCTCCAGTGACAGCGCCACGGCATGTCCAACGCGGCCCGCGAATCGTCGCGGCAGCGTCGGCGCGAATCCCATCTATAGGAATCGATCATGAGCAAGCTCACAGGCAAAGTTGCAGTTGTAACCGGCGCATCGAAAGGTATCGGAGCGGCGATCGCCAAGGCATTGGCGGCGCAAGGGGCCTCGGTGGTGGTGAATTACGCGTCGAGCAAAACGGGCGCGGATGACGTGGTGGCCGCGATTACCACTGCGGGCGGCAAGGCCGTGGCGGTTGGCGGCGACGTGTCCAAAGCGGCGGATGCGCAGGGCATCATCGATGCGGCTGTCGAAACGTATGGCCGTCTCGACATTCTCGTCAACAACTCGGGCGTGTATGAATTCGCGACGATCGAAGAGATCACCGAAGAGCATTTCCATAAGCACTTCAACGTCAACGTGCTGGGTCTGCTGTTGACCACGCAGGCCGCGGTCAAGCATCTGGGCGAAGGCGCGAGCATCGTCAACATCAGTTCGGTGGTGAGCCGCATCACGCCGCCGGGCAGTGCGGTCTATACGGCCACCAAGGGCGCCGTGGACGGCATTACCGGCGTGCTTGCGCGCGAGCTCGGCCCGCGCAAGATCCGCGTCAACTCCGTGAATCCCGGCATGGTCGCCACCGAAGGCACGCATAGCGCGGGCTTTGTCGGTTCCGATCTTGAAACGTGGGCTATCAGCACGACGCCGCTCGGCCGTATCGGCCAGCCCGACGATATCGCCGATGTGGTCGCCTTCCTCGCCTCCGACGACGCACGCTGGCTGACGGGCGAAAGCCTGATTGCAAGCGGTGGTTCGCGCTAAGCGCTGCCGCGCGTGAGGGCGTGGCGCGGCCCGATAGCGTCACGCCGCCTCACGCGGCAACGAGCAAGCCGCCCGCGGGCTGAATTTAGCGGGCGCCGCGGGCGGCTTTGCACTTTATCCGGCCGCAGCCGCGGGCGTGGGGTTCGCCAACTCCACCGCGAAGAACGCATCCAGCAGATTCGATCCCGGCCGCTCGGCAAGCCGCGTGAGCGATTCGATCATCTGCACCTGACAGTCTTCCAGCGGAATCATTCTGATCCGCCGCGACTCGTTGAACTCGGCGCGCGCGATCACCCCCACGCCCATGCCTTGCGCGACCGCTTCTTCGAGCGCCTCGCGGCCGTCCACGTACATCACCGGTTCGACCTGCAGCGCTTCGCGCACCAGTTCGATTTCGAGCAACTGCTGGGTGACGGATTGCGACTCGCGGAAAATCATCGGCTGCCGCACCAGTTCGGTGTAACTCAGCTTGCGTTTCTTCGCGACCGGATAGCTGGCCGGCACCATCGCCACCAAGGGATCGCGCCGCAGTACGCGCGACTCCAGCCGGCTATGCACCTGCGGCGCGGCGGTGATGGCCGCGTCCACGGCGCTCGATAGCACGCGCTGCATGCAGTCCGCGGCGTTGGCGATGGACAGCGTGACGACAATCCCCGGATGCAGCTTGCGAAATGCGCTGATCAGCGCAACCGCCAGATCGGGCGCGTCCGCCACCAGCGAGAGCGAACCGGATTCGAGCCCGCCCGCCGATTCGAGCAGTTGCCGCGCGTCGCGCTCGCAACGGACCATCTGCCGCGTCACGCTGAAGAGGCGCAGACCGAGTTCGGTGGTCTCGACGCCGCGCGGCCCGCGCTCGAACAGTTTGACGCCGTAATCCTGTTCCAGCCGCCGCACATGATCCGACACGGCCGGCTGCGTGAGCGAGAGCGCCTGTGCCGCTTTAGAGAACCCGCCGTGTTCCGCGACCGCATGAAATGCCCGCAACTGCGCGTATTGCACGTGTGCCTCGCTCGTGTATAAGTTATTGCGATACCAGCATCAATTATATCGATTTTACCGATGCGGTGCGCTTCTGTACTGTGTGAGGAACCGAAACAGCGACATCGGAGATTCCGAACATGGACAGCGTGATCGACCGTTCCCCAGCCGCCAGCGCCGCCGGGTCCTCCGCGCTCACGTGCGCGCCGCCGGCCAGGGGCGAGCCCTATCTGCTGACGCCCGGGCCCCTCACCACGGCGTTCTCGACCAAGGAAGCGATGTTGCGCGACTGGGGCTCGTGGGACGGCG from Paraburkholderia aromaticivorans includes:
- a CDS encoding LysR family transcriptional regulator — its product is MRFDLIDLRLFLHILDTGSITHGAARANMSLPSASARLRGMEDALGMPLLERGRRGVESTPTGDTLAHHARLVLGQIERMQGELGEHQEGRKACIRLWTNTAAITEFLPSAIGLFLRDHPNVQIDLKERQSSETVKAVLSGAAEIGIISDAVEHGALQTFPFAIDKLVLITSRDDALATCRRTTLAEVADRAFIGLSADSALQAYLGERALLAGQPLSFRTHVRTFDAICCMVDQGAGVGIVPATAAKRYRGRPGIRTIELTDSWAARQLLICMRDLNAMARPEKALVRHLAGI
- a CDS encoding sulfite exporter TauE/SafE family protein yields the protein MPMISSFAMRAGVVAVTFVVAGFVKGVTGMGLPTVAMGVLGTLMLPAQAAAMLLLPSFITNLWQLVAGPSVRLLVRRLWPMMLGIVAGTVAAASFIAGGGEWAVAGLGAALTLYAAAGLLAWRFSVPARHERWLSPLIGAVTGVVTGGTGVFVVPAVPYLQGLALKKEDLVQALGLSFTVSTLALAIGLTREHAFAPGDLGESLFAVAPALLGMWIGQRVRGRISAQTFRRWFFICLLGLGIQLMARAFV
- a CDS encoding glucose 1-dehydrogenase, with product MSKLTGKVAVVTGASKGIGAAIAKALAAQGASVVVNYASSKTGADDVVAAITTAGGKAVAVGGDVSKAADAQGIIDAAVETYGRLDILVNNSGVYEFATIEEITEEHFHKHFNVNVLGLLLTTQAAVKHLGEGASIVNISSVVSRITPPGSAVYTATKGAVDGITGVLARELGPRKIRVNSVNPGMVATEGTHSAGFVGSDLETWAISTTPLGRIGQPDDIADVVAFLASDDARWLTGESLIASGGSR
- a CDS encoding LysR substrate-binding domain-containing protein, with the translated sequence MQYAQLRAFHAVAEHGGFSKAAQALSLTQPAVSDHVRRLEQDYGVKLFERGPRGVETTELGLRLFSVTRQMVRCERDARQLLESAGGLESGSLSLVADAPDLAVALISAFRKLHPGIVVTLSIANAADCMQRVLSSAVDAAITAAPQVHSRLESRVLRRDPLVAMVPASYPVAKKRKLSYTELVRQPMIFRESQSVTQQLLEIELVREALQVEPVMYVDGREALEEAVAQGMGVGVIARAEFNESRRIRMIPLEDCQVQMIESLTRLAERPGSNLLDAFFAVELANPTPAAAAG